The Pseudodesulfovibrio sediminis genome includes the window TGGCACTGCACCATGTCGCCGATGGTGACCACGGGAAAGGCCGTGCCGTAGGGCTTGTCGGTCTCGGGGTTGGTGGAGACCGGACCGGTCGACCCCATGCACCCGCCGATTACATTGGAGCAGATGAAAAAATATTTGTCAGTATCGAGCGGCTTGCCCGGCCCGACCATGATGTCCCACCAGCCGGGCTTGGGGTCATCTTCCGAGTAATAACCGGCCATGTGGGAATCGCCGGTCAGGGCGTGGCAGATCAGAATGGCGTTGGACTTGTCGCTGTTAAGGGTGCCACAGGTCTCATAGGCCAATTTCACCGGCCCGAGGGACCGCCCGGAATCAAGGGAAATGCCCTGCCCGGACTCGCCAAAGGTGAAGGTATGCTTCGTGACCAGCCCGATGGACTGGCCGGTGCTGTCGTGATCGATGTATTCACTCATACAGGCAAAGGTACGGCAGGTAAGGGGCCGTGGTCAATGGCCGGATGCTCCCGAGCCATTGCGATTTTTGATCGTGGGAATCAGAATTCCTCATTCATGACGGACAGACAGCGGAGCAATGCGGCACGATCATCCTTGGGACAGGCCGCGACCAGATCCTCGGTAAGCCGCAGATGCAGCCGGTCATGTTCTTCAAAAAGCTCGCGGCCGGATTCAGTCAGGTCCACGTTGATGGACCGACGATCGGTTTCGTGGGGGATGCGGCGCAGGTAGCCCTTGGCCTCCAGCCTGTCCACCTGCACGGTCAGAGTTCCGGTGGTGATGCCCATGGCCGCGGCCAGTTCCTTCATCCGCATGGCGCCATGGATGCCTAGCACCTCCAGAGTGTGCATCTGCGGCAGGGTCATGCCTTTTTCACGCACGACGTCCTGTTCCCAGGACGAGAGCTTTTCGAAGAACTCAATAAGGGCATGATTGATTTTTTTGATCATGAAAAGTCCTTGTTATACAGACAGGTACAGACTGTACGCCCCAAAGGCGATGGTCAACGCGCCTGCCGTCCGCATGACCATGGGCTCGATCCACTCCTGTTTCAGCGCGCGCACAAAGCTGGTCGCCTTGTAGATGGCATAGATGACACCGGCCAAGGCAATGGCCGTACCAAGGGCATAGGACGCAAAGACCATGGTCCCCTTGAACACGCTGCCGGAATCCAACGCATAGGTATACATGATCGCCACTGTGGGGCAGGGCACGATCATGTTGATGAACCCGATGGAAAAGAGCCCCCAGAGCGTGATGGTTTTGGTCTTGGACGGAGTACCGTGGCAGTGGGCGCACGCCGCATGGTCGTGCTCGTGGTCGTCATGGTGATGCTCGTGGTCATGATGGTCGTGACTGTCATGGTGCTGATGGTCATGTGTATGATCATGCCCGTGCGCATGATCGTGGTCGTGGTCATGGTCGTGGTTATGCAACAAGGACGGTTTAACGATGAGAATGGACCCCAGCGCCATGAGAATCACAAAGGTCGCCAGGTCCACATAAAAGGTTAACGAAGCCGGGATG containing:
- a CDS encoding MarR family winged helix-turn-helix transcriptional regulator, whose protein sequence is MIKKINHALIEFFEKLSSWEQDVVREKGMTLPQMHTLEVLGIHGAMRMKELAAAMGITTGTLTVQVDRLEAKGYLRRIPHETDRRSINVDLTESGRELFEEHDRLHLRLTEDLVAACPKDDRAALLRCLSVMNEEF
- a CDS encoding sulfite exporter TauE/SafE family protein is translated as MELDSIFWVALQSSLVLGLVHGINPCGHSWLVLAPFVYGEKQGRRVFSLTSAFIMGTTLGCLIIGLTLGSISLAIPASLTFYVDLATFVILMALGSILIVKPSLLHNHDHDHDHDHAHGHDHTHDHQHHDSHDHHDHEHHHDDHEHDHAACAHCHGTPSKTKTITLWGLFSIGFINMIVPCPTVAIMYTYALDSGSVFKGTMVFASYALGTAIALAGVIYAIYKATSFVRALKQEWIEPMVMRTAGALTIAFGAYSLYLSV